The Diabrotica virgifera virgifera chromosome 4, PGI_DIABVI_V3a genome segment ttttttttgttaaaaaccaaTCTGTTCAAAGCTCTTGCAGcacctcaagatgtaaacctagaacaaaaatattttgcagtTTCATTTTAGACATGAAAAGCAACTTTCGAGTGATATTAGaaagttcttaaaaatttttttttccaatcctttcgttccaccctagtgtacagtgcctacactttctgccaagtatcacaaggatatgtaaaattattttaacgtATGCTTTTCtctttaaataatttattctttatttaaaactttaagaattgtgggtgcccggtactataaaactatttaacatattcttatggtacttggcagaaagtgtaggtattctacaccctactaaattatgttaaataacagtttgtggttaataccagaggcgtactacaGGGAAAAGTgcatggttgacccttcccaaattctacgccactgacgaaactgctattttagcataatttttagattctccaataatttctatgcaaataatcgactcttcattcgtaacgatacagtcattagttttcgagatatttgaagttaaaaatgagaAGGcgcacttattttgattaatgtattatgctccttcgtttttagcttcaaatatctcgaaaactaatggctttatcgttacgaatgaacagtatgtttttacatagaaagtattggagaatcaaaaaatttcactaaaatagcaactccgccagtggcgtagaatttgggaaggatcaaccattcacgttcccccgtcgtacgcctctggtagtagccagaaacgtttgtttaacataatttggtagattgtacaataccagcaccacttaccaaatttcgtgttgttgtcccatgcctgtcaggaaatattcaaaaataaataaaatggaagTTTAActgtgacaccctgtatttcggttattatcaacttttgtactaaggtaagttagcttaattCGAcgtattttaacctcaggaatttaaggttaagctatgtcccattctttaccaaacaccctgtataattatttcTATTAATTTAAAAGTAAAGCTCAATAACATCATTTTATGCCTTAATGGGCCCCTAGGCGAGAAGAAAGTGACCCTGCTTACCtgtttattgttttgtatatttattttaatataaacttAGACAATCATTTTTACCATGTTGAGTCTGGCTGAATGACTAaaagtatatgccaaaaaaaaaaacatcattttATTTTAGGCCCACTTAAGAAGCTTATGGAATCCAAATTACTAGTCCTTCTGAGTAACTATCTTTATGGAGTATATTTAATTCACATGCCATGTATCATATCGATGAATAGGTATTTTCTGGAGCCTGTATATATTGACTTCTGGAAATTGGTAAGAAGCTGGCATACTTTTCtaattaaattaagaaaaataaaaaaatatattatcttcaaaaattattaaaatattaatttattaacaaaaaattatttctgtctGTTATTTTTGGTTAATATGGGTTATGGGCTATTCATTAAAATTCTCATTAATTTAGGTACTATACATTTTCAGCAAAAATTTTCCTTACTTAAATCTTAGTTTATATTGAATAAGtatataaggtttttttattttaaaagttaatatattatttaaaatgtCTATCTCTAAGCGCCCCTATAGTGCAGTCGCTGATGGGGgaatgagctattacctccgatttggTTAaatctccatcgattttcatCGATGTGTTTCATTGAAATTGGTTAGTTATTAGAGCATACTCAAATAACAAAAGTGATATATGGTGCCAACCTTCACTTTTACTCTGGGGTTGAATGTAACGCCtactcgggagtgaaaattattttattaaaaataaccccataaatcgaTACAGGAAtaaattctaagtaaaatttgtttataaagttaTGAAAACTAAGTAATACTATTGGAATTAAGAAAGATTAAAGATTTTAGTTTTTCGGGAAACTGTCctttataaataacttaaaaactatatgagtttacaaaaagttattatcaccaaaattgaagataataaaaaatcgaataaacttCTTATTTGAAAATCCTTTTAATATTAATTGagagtgagttataggtaatttaatgtatatattattttcgtGGAGTACTCAAATCTAATACCAAGTTTAagtaacgggaaaatgatgcattttataatatataCGTATCAAACGTTtctcaaagtacttagaaatatctatcaaacgaGCTCCCGAAGAAGTTCACTGTCActaaatttatgctccaaaatttgtttaaataatgctccaataattaataaaaatattattgtttttttgtcCATTGATTTTTAAGATATCAAGTTTATGTGAaaacaatttgaaaaataatttcagAGGATATTATGTTAaggttaattttttaaatcccttATTTTTTAAAGATATAATGTTTAAATTCCCTGTTAatatggttctcgcagtaaaatttaggctttaaACGTTTCTGTCCCGGTTATTTTtcatattacaaaaaataataaaagtagtTACAATATTTGCTAAACAAAAAACTTAAATTTGTTTTCTATCAATTTTACGTATAGCGAGTATTTCTGgagtattaattaaaaatgaaattacgaaaatgtaaaaaatttgattttatgaaatCATAagtattttttatcaaaaatatacgtTCTAAATAAGTCAAAATTTTTGAAGTCATTATCTATGCTAAAATAAAGAAAGTCTTATAGTGTTAATATACagtactataaattttaattcttgTGCAAATGGCGTATGTTTCAATTATAACTTTTGCCTAAAATATtcgaaagggtcctcttattgtcataataacttgcttaattttgacgctatcaACATCTTCTGGGgcttatttgataggtattcctaAGTAcatactttgacaagtgtttagtaactacataatatgaatatattttatttgataaaatgcatcattttcctttTAGCAAGCTTGAATAgttacttagatttgagtactcgccgaaaaaaatatacattcaattacctataactcactgtgaattaagatcaaatggttttttaagtaaggaatatttcattttttattatctttaattttggtaaaaataacttttttgtaaaaatttatatgtagtaatttaataactcaaaaagtataaattaatatattttattaactttatataacacattttgcttagaatttgtacCTCTATCGATTTATAGGGTTTACTtttcataaaataattttcacctccgagaacgggtggtatccacccccagagtaaaagagCAATTTTGCACAATACTACTTTTGCttcttgaggtatcttctaaGTACTCAAGAATTTGCATGAACATCGGTggaagttcaacgaaatcggagatgAGAACCTTCAGTAACTTCACTACTACTGTTTGCAGACGATAAAATAAtcttagaaaaatgaaaagacaAACAACAGCCAGCAATACATCGGTTATAACAAAAGCATGCAATAGAACCTGAAAATCGCTTAAATAAATACGATAATTATTTTGACATTTAAAGGCATTATGCTGTATAGTCGAAGTTCTGCAACACTTAGGTACTTTATATGAATTTAAAGGAAAAAGTAAAACAACAAAATAGTAcctacgttctttaacggtaaaatattgcaaaacctctaaattttaaagaaccgcttggaaatttggcacacacatagctaacacgtcagagaaaaaaagtgatattgtgccgatgtgtgcttttgctctgggggtgagtttcacccctcttggggtgaaaaaatacatGTCCAAAATGAGTCCGGAactggataaaatgactaattttaagcaactttttttccatagagttttttcgccaagtcaatacttttcgagttatttgcgagtgaatatgttcatttttcaacaaaataaccacgtttttagacggttgatcgcaaataattcaaaaagtaagtattttctagacaaaaattattcttagcaaaagtatagcctgtaaaaaattgaaaaaaatggtgtatatgttagggctctatacctagcagaagcagagttatagctaatgaaaaataggttcatattcgtcaaactCGTAATCGAGTATTTCAAtgagaaataatcaaaaaatgaagcactttttggggaaaactcattttaacttttttaaagtgtttaaaaaaagcttcatttctgctttataaaaaatttctagcatcaaaagtaaacaagttacgctattttgttgaataatgaacatattcactcgcaaataactcgaaaagtattgacttggtgaaaaaactctatagaataaaagttgcttagaattagtcactttatccatttccggacttattttggacatatattttttcacccacatagggcgtgaaattcacccccatggcaaaagcacacatcggtacaatatcactttttttctttgacatgttagctatcagtgtgccaaatttcatgtcaatccaaacggttctttaaaatttacagcaaaaaccgtgaaagaatgtactaaaacattatgttaaaaaattttatgatttgtttcaaattttatagttttatatattaattttttgtattttttagctTCAAGACTATATAATCGGTGTGATTATAAGTTTTTTGGTTGGCATTTATATCACCCTTACAATCGAGGAGCCCGGAAATTTGCTTCGAAAGAAAATTTTACCGCAAATAAATAAATGGGATATTTCCAAAACTAATTAATATGTCAATTTTTTTGTTTAGATTttacattttataaaaatattttatacaac includes the following:
- the LOC114339773 gene encoding uncharacterized protein LOC114339773, encoding MSTPSLWSSSFIGVIFGIIYIRSRNTSVKPNTGLNILWFSISIGLIYLSNQMGAIKINGIKASLLGSIIKPIFCIGCGLGVYGMSHNFGGPLKKLMESKLLVLLSNYLYGVYLIHMPCIISMNRYFLEPVYIDFWKLLQDYIIGVIISFLVGIYITLTIEEPGNLLRKKILPQINKWDISKTN